AATTGATAATGATAGTggtctaataaaataaaaataagtaatgaaataaatgatatattatatatacttttatatgtaattaacaTTATCTTAATTAGATTTGTAGcacttataatataatttatttttatgttttttttttttattttacgccTAACATCGCTCGTATGCACACGCCTGCACCTTGTGCCTAGGCTCCAAGTCCCCTTGGTACTTGGTGCGCCTTAAGCTTTTGATAACTATGTAAAACACTGAAAAGAAAACAAATCATGCTGCTGAATTGAAGTAGATAACATAAGATGAACAATGATACAACATTACTCATATAGTGTTGGGCAAAGAGATAGGTTTAAAATGTAAGGTTAAACATTGAAGTACCGTGTCAAGAGAATCAGCTCCCAGCGCAACAAACTTTGACTCTCCATTGACAACAGAGTCAGGTGCTAGTGCTAGctgatttctcacaatttcacaTACTTTGTCCAGAGTCTCTGGTTTAGCCTGCTTGAAAAAATCAGCATCATTTGCTGGTTGTATTTCATTTAGACTAAAAAACATGCGTATATGGTGGATGCCATGTGCATATAGATATATACCAGTTATCTTCCCATTACAAACTACATTTTAAGTGTACCTATCAACCAAGTACTGAAATTGATATACCTTAAGAGTACACTCATTCAATCAACCATAATCATCCTTTTGAATTACAAAGACAGATATGAACTAAATTACCAAAAACGAGTCCTCACTTTCATTTTCATGCCAAATGATGATATAGATACAGAAGCTTAGAAACCCGGGATCATGGGCAATGTGTGGTCAAACTTAACATCTTATTATGTTAAAAAATACAATATGACCAGAAAAACATACAATATGATAACATTCAGTTCAGATTAGCCAAAATTTATTTGACAAACAACATCACCGACTTTCCAatagaatgcagaggaacatgtgTATGACTACTGTTACAGAACCAACGATAAAGACCATGCTTATACAGATTCAATGATAAACGCAAATACTGAAATATCTCTGTAGTCTAAATATAGGCTAAAAATACACACCGCACAGGAAACACGGAAATGAGATGCTCCCTTTTGCAACCTAAGAGAGGGGAAGCTTCTTCCACTAATAGGAAGTGAAACCGACCTGAGACTAGAGATACCATTGCTTGGCGTCTGCCCAAAAGTTTAAACAGAAAAACCATATAAATCCAGGTGTGATAATACAATTAAAGATTTAGTACATCACCAAAAGcatcctatttttaaaaatagtataTATAAATATGACATTAAAATGATCCTCACACTACAATCATACTGACCAAGTAAAAAACAACAGGGATCAAAGCTTGATGAATTTATCATTTACATAGGTAAAAGTATTTCAGAATCTAACATCAAACCCATGGCCAGATTAGCTTTTGCCAGATAATTTTCACATTCGAGTGGTAAAATAGTTGGAAATGTTTTTATTAGCTGGCAATCAGTAACATAACAAAAGCCTCAACAGATTTCGAAGAAAAACTTATAACTTGAAATTCTATTGGAAGAATTTGAGTCTATATGAATTGGGTAGTAAATCTAAAAACAACCCATCAACCTCCCTCCCTCttcccaataataataataataataataataatacagaaAGAATCTTTACAAGTTCAAGATCTAGATCACTTGAAATGCCCAGACTTTTCAATCAGGGCAATAAGAAAACAAGAATAAACAAGCACCAATAGCATCAGAATAAACAAATAAATCAGTACAAAAAAGAGGGAAAGTAGATCAAGATTGTAGGTTACCCGGGAGGTAAGCTTAAGGGACCTTGAGAAAGAGGACATGGAGATTGAAGCTCCTGAAATAGAGGCCATGGCTGGTGGTTAACAAGAAGAAAGAACACGCACACACAAAGAaagagggggagagagagagagagagagagagaatgagcacGAGGAGCGTGTGTGCGTGAAAGGGCAAGTGCTCAAGTGCTAGACTACTACACTGATCTTGATGTTTTATAGTCGTGTTACCATCTTCTGCCGTTCCTGTTTGTTGAAATTAAAGATTTGGTGGCTTTGTTTCTATCGAAATTCCGACTGTTTGGTTCTCCGTTTTGTTTTCTAAAGTGTTTGGCTTCAGGGTTAACTTATCAAACATAACAACCGGATTTGGATTCTCTTGTATTGGTGGCCAACCGCACCGACAATTAAAAATTCAgtcatttttattttcaaaaataaataaaaatatttaaaatttttcatttgattttacacttttttttctctcatttatttttcattttatacaactcaactcaactcaactcaactaagcctttatcccaaaaatttggggtcggctatatggattcgctttttccactctgaacgattttgagttaaatcctcagaaatgtgtaattctctcctccaagtcaatttaggtctacccctttttctttctatcctctagcctaatgtactctacttgcacatgaccaaaccacctcaatctcccttctctcaacttatcttcaattggcaccactcctaccttttctctagtactttcattacggactttatctagtctagtatggccactcatccaccttaacattctcatctctgcaactcttatcttagatgcatacgactctttcagtgcccaacactcactgccacgaaaaattttccttttaatttattgagaATATTACGATCACATAGAACtccacgtctccacttcaaccatcctttaatcctatgactaacatcctcctcacatccccatctacttgaatgactaagcctagatatttaaagtgattactttgggacagtgccactccattcaaactaactccttccctatcaccgttTGGCCttcgaacttgcaatgcatgtattctacttaacttaaaaccctttgactctagagtacttctccaaagttctagcttcctattgactccttctcgtgtctcatctatcgaacaatatcatccgcaaacatcatgcaccaaggaatactctcttgtatatgtttttcatctaaaactaatgtaaaaggtaagggcttatgtgatccttggtgtaatccaattgaaatcggaaaatctcttgtgtcccctaatagtagttgctccttcatacatatctttcaatacttgtatgtacctaatagataccctcttttgttctaacgcattccataagacctctcttggaacactatcataagccttctccaaatcaataaaaaccatatgtagatctttcttcccatctctatatttctccatcaagcttctaatgagaaagatcgcttccatagttggcatgaaaccaaattgattgagagagatagaagtatcatggcgtagtcgatgctccacaactctcccacaacttcatagtatggctcatgagtttaattcctatagtttgagcaactctgtatgtctcccttatttttaaaaataggtactaaaatactcttcctccattcatcaggcattttctttgagtttagaatcttattaaataatttagttaaccatgccactcccatatctcccaaatacttccacacttcaattggtatttcatcgggtccacaggctttacctactttcattctcttaagtgcttcctttacttctaaagatctaatccttctagtataatttacattcttttctattgttctataatctatattcacgctatttccattttgactattattaaagagatcattaaaataatgtctccatctttctttaatgtcctcatctttcaccaacacttttccttctttatccttaatgcacctaacttgattgagatcttgacatttcctttctctactccttgctaatctataaatatctttctccccttctttagttccaagtttctcatataacttttcaaaggcctgtgctcttgcttagctaactgccttttttgcctctttctttgctatcttgtactgttcatatgcctcattattatcacatttaggtaatttcttataccattccctttttctcttcgcttttgtacttcctcattccaccaccatctctcatttgagggtggtccatgtcctttagactccccaagtacttttctagctacttctctaatctttgatgccatctgtatccacatatcattggtctccatatctagcttccatacttcggactcaagaagctcatttttgaacttcacttgctttactcctttgaactcccaccactttgtttgagctacactatttcttctgaccttacttgaattgttcctaaacttgacattcaagaccaccaacctatgttgacttgttaaagcctctcctggaatgaccttgcaatccttgcatagagctctattgtCTTCTGGTTAATatgaagtcgatttggcttctattttgaagacttttgaaagtcactaaatgtgactctctttttataatgtaggtatttgctagtattaggtcgtattcCATAGCAATATCctggatgctttttccctcctctttTCGAATGCCAAAACCAAATCCTCCattaacattctcataaccttgcctatcacttcctacatgtcctttcaaatctccaccattgaaaacattttcttcattatgctttgcattaaatcatccatatcttcctaaaatctttgtttactctctagtcctatttgtggggcataagcactaactatatttattgtttctccgtctagtactagctttactagtataattctatctcctactctttttctttcaatgtctgtctatgattatacccactcagttcttgtttctctcctttcggTAAATCACAATTTgtacctgaattacccacttccttacttttctctcctacccatttagtctccgaatgcaagcaatattcacccttctcctttccaaggtatccacaagctccattaattttgtaagtgatccaacattccaagtaccaacgatcctcctcctatcccgctccttcctaattggtctccttctatgatatcttctattattttatatgtctatcttgtgttccactatttattctattatatggactaacttctttaccaacccttgctcacttaacaccacatgcATATTTATCACTCGTTAGATGcttgattattttaaaaaataatcatataattaaattaaattaaattaaattaaatctgaAAATACCAATACCGAACACTTAATTCCAGATACTGGAACCGGCGGCGACCCCCCGGAGGCTTAGTTGGCACCCTTCTCAATTCGATGGCTATGTGGCCTAACCCAAGTTCGCCATGTGCCCCCATAAATTCCGAAGCAAATCCCCTACCAGTCAGGCGCCCAGCTAAAGGAATGAGTGTGGACAATGACATGGATCATAATCATATAGCCTCCTGCAACTGGGCTTTGATCAAAGTTGGGCCAAGTCAGGCATGGATCCAAATGTTGAATTGTTGGATGTTCATGGTTGAACCCATGAAACCCCAATTAGCTGCAACGGAATATACTTTTGAAATTGCTTAGAATTAGGAGATAGATAGAAAGGAAGCAATTGATTTACTTTTGCCCTTTTCCACCACTTTTTTGACCTAAAGGAAACACCAAAAGATTAAAAATGGGATGGCCAACCtttccttcatcttcttcttcttattctttttAGCGACTACTATTACCATAATGGAAATGTGCCTTTCTTTTTTTACTTTTACGGGTTTCTTTTTCATTTGTCGGCAAATTCAAGTCTCCTTTAGCATTGGTGTTCAaagctttttttaaaaaatagccTTTTcaaatagatattattttaaataattttactacTTTATTGTTAAATTtagttttaaataattttattattttttaatggtAAATATGACAATAACATTAAACATAACCTAAATATTTGACtctcgtaaaaaaaaaaaaaaaaaaagcatttcaAATCAAACCCTAGCCTTTGGTAATTTAAGCAGTTAGAGCCATTAGCCATGCATCGGTGGCTCGTCTCTTCCGACTGACTCCTGTTGTGGCTCGTCCGTTGTTTGCTTTAAACATACGTCCCGCGCTGGTGTTAGTATGACTTGGATTTCGCTTATAATTTGCCTATTGagaattaagttttttttttttttcatttaacttTAATATCTTagtgtaattttaatattatggGATTAagattcattaattttatttggtgaaaaataaatattaaaagataaaaatcaaaagttaattatcttttttttaatttacatattaaaaattattaaataataatgaaatattaatttaattaaaataaatcaaattaaataaatttaaatgaaattaaaataaattaactcAAATGAAATACTAAActcaaaatattataaatttaaaatataatatgtaataaaaaaaatatataaaataaataaaatttacatatttatattttaaatttaaataaattttttccgTCAAACACCCGCAGATGCGGTTTGAGTGCCAGCTTAGGGTCCGTGTAGTTAAAAAGAAGAGCGCAAGCCGAGTGAGCCGTTGGAGAGACAGGAAAGGCGTTGTTAGTTTTGATAGAAACAAAGAAGCGAAACAAGAAAGTGGAAGGCAGCCGGTACAaccgctctctctctctctccctatcTCATCTCTTCAGCGTCTGTGTCAGGGACCAAACGCTCACTGTCTCTCACATTCTCCAGTAACATTCTTCCTTCTCTTACactttatctctctctctctctctctctctccatttcaaATTGCAGTGTTTATCACCCAAGTCACCAAACATCATTTTTATCGCCTGCACAACCTGCACGCATCCCTCTCTCGACGATTTCGAAGCTTCTTCTTGTTTggatctgcattttctcccaactAGCAGTATGCCTTGTACTACTGTTTTGTGTGTTATAGGATAATAAGTTTTGATTAAGTAGTTAATTATATGCTTAATCTAGTTAGTGGATTTTAATTGCGTTCTCTAATGCTGTATTCaatttttattggttaattaactATTttgctttctctttttctttctttttgggttTTGTTTTTAGTCATGACTTCGGAGCTATTGGAAATCCAGCCCCGGGAACTCAAGTTTACCTGTGAGTATGATTTGCTCTGCTTTTGGAGGTCGCTCACTGTGATGGCACTGTTAATTTCATTGCTTGTATTATATGTTTAAAATTGGCATCTCATTTTTCCATAAAATTGATTGCTTAACAATGAAACCAGCTTAGAAATGGCTTACATCAATCTCTAAGTTTACAAATTTATCATTCTTTCATATAAGAGCAATCGCCTACATGGAAACTTATAATTTATGCTCAATCTACATAGTGCATTTTTTGTTCCTCGTGAATTATATGTCAAATGAATTGCTGAAATAACGAATTTGGCGTATATAGTTGAATTGAAGAAACAAAGCTCGTGTTCAGTTCAACTGGGTAACAGGTCTGATCAGTATGTTGCATTCAAGGTGCGGCCTCTATATTCCTCACATTTTGACTGCAATGCAATAGCTGTGCAAATGTTTAATGCTTatgaatattatttgaaaatagaGAAAATTGCTTTGTTGAAAAGAATACTTGGAATAACCAAATAAAACTCAACTAAATCACAAAAATTATTGGCAGGTGAAGACTACATCTCCAAAAAAATATTGCGTGCGGCCTAACATAGGCATTATTAAGCCAAAAGCAACTAGTGAATTCACAGGTTTATGACCATATTCTCTCTTAAATTAGCtgaattttttttcttgaatATATGTTCGTAACATTACTCCTCTATACTATGCCATTTAGAAAGGAGAACAAAATGATAGCACGTATTTTAAGCTCAGTTATAATGATTTGGGTGAGAAATCTGCTTTTTATGAAAGTAAACAAGCTTTTATTCTCAATTATGAAGAAAGCTCTGATACCCATAAGGACATTGTTAAGCATGACGATAGATGACTTCTTAGATAAAATGGAAAATGAACTTTGTGCATTTATGGCTAATACGCCATGTCATAATTGGAATTGGAACCAAGGGTATAAGATAACTTCCGTAGAAATGGAACCAGTAAGTTACTGCCATTTTCTTACGTTATCAGGAAATATAATAGATCGATTGCTGTTCACATTTTTGCTTTTTTAGTTACCATGCAAGCTCAGAAGGTAGCTCCACCTGATTTTCTGTGCAAAGACAAGTTCCTTATTCAAAGCACATATGTGCCCTTTGGAACAACTGATGAGGAAATTACATCTGGGATGGTATGTATTTGCTGTTTCCTATCAGTTTATGATATTTTTATACTAAGAATATGAGATGGTATTTTGTTTTGTATTTTCCCTTTAGTACTTTCTTCTTGTCTTATTTGACAGTTTTCTAAAGAAAGTGGGAAATACATTGATGAGAAGAAGCTGAGGGTGGTTCTCATTAGTCCACCCCATTCACCAGTTCTGCTTCCAAATAATGGAGAGTTGAAGAAAGATCCATCTTATGATGCTGCATTGCACAAAGATATAGCACAGAATGGCATTGAGAACATACCTCCACCTCAAAGGGTAAGAAGGATTATATAATGTTGTAAGATCGTCTCAACAAAGCTCCAGTGCCTCCTCTTCCTCTCCCCCATTCCCTCAAGTTTCTTCTTTGTTGCATGTTGACTCATCTGTTTTTGTCTAGTTCTAGGAGCATTCTCATGGCCTACATGTGCAATTGCTTGATCTGTTGTCATGAATGTAGCTGCTTTATGTTGGTAGTTGTCTAGGCATTGTGTTTTTGATAGTTTGTAATTCTGTTTCAACTTTCAATGGAAGAAAAGCTTAGGATGCTAGATCTAGCCCACTAAAAGGTGGCATCAGAAAATAGGCTTATTCATTTTTAGCAAGCACTCTTGATACCTGACATAATTGCTATGTCTATTGTATCAGTTAGAGGAGGATGTTGCAGGCTGTCCTGCCAAGGATATAGAGGTGTTAAAGGCAGCTAAGGATGCTGAATCAAGACAAGCTGATGATAAAATGAACTTGGAATCAGCAAAGGAGCTAGTGGAACCAAAGTTAATTAAGGATTTTGAGGAGTTAAAATCAAAGCTACATCTAATGGATTCAAAACTAAGAGAGGTCTGTTCTCTACCGTTGTGGCTTCAACTTAGTGGCACAGTAACCTTGAATTCATTTGTCCTGTTCAGAGGAAACGCCTCTGCTGTCATAAATCATACCATTTATATTGTAATAATAACTTAAATTTCATCTTTGAAAAACATtagtgtgaaaaatttttggggaAATTTTTTTATGATGATATACACCTCTTGTTATCAAGTTCATCCTTATTGATTTGTTTGTTTCTGCAGGCTGATCATACTATCACAAAGCTGATTGATGAGAGGAGTGCAGCCATCAGAGAGAAGGATCTTCTCAAGCATGAAGTAGTGAGTAATTTATCACTCTGCATTTTTCCCTATTGTTAAGGCTAATAAGTAATAATCCAGATAAAAACTAGGAGAAGTTTTCTGCCATTATGCCTTACTAATGCCAAAGGAAAAAGCTATTTGTTAAACTAGGTGTTCAAATCCAAGGTTCTCATAAATTTAAGACACACACAATTACGGTATATAGACAATAAGAAAAATGGATACACAAACAAGCAAATAATTCTACTATGATAAAAGGAACAAGTTACAATCTCTTCTAACTCTTTAAACACTAATCCCAGTAGGTTTAACCAAATTTCACACTCTAACAATAGACAAAATTTACTATATTTATATTGTTTCATACTGCAGAGACATTGCCTCCACCCAAACTCTTCGTTTAGCTTAGGACTAGAGCCCGCTATTGATCTCACAAAATGTCCAATTGTGGTTGCGCAATGGACTTTTTGGATTGAGACATAATTTGGacctaaaaaaaaacatattCAAATACAAAGCTATATCATAACACTCCTCACTCAAGAGATGGCAGTGAAAGCAAAATTCTAGTAACTGATAAACTTATCCTCTAAGGGATTACCAGTGGGTATTCATATTTATTATGTCATTATATAGCATAATATATCATGACTTTTGCTTGATGAAAAGGCGTagttatattttacaaaataGACAAATCAGAAGATAGCCTTCACAGTTCACATAACTAACATTAACTGAGCACTTCTTGTCAGAGGACCGTTTGGTGCCTCTACTTTCTTTAACACACAAGCCTTATTCTTTCATATCCACTTCGGAACTCCAGCAGTTCTTTTTATTCAATAATTTTGTGCTTCTAAATTCCAATCAAACTCGGTCATGTTTTACTGTCACAACTTGAATCATGTTTTTAATCCTTGGGACGCTTAGGAGAGTAGGGCAGATGTAACTTGGATCAGATGATGGCCAACCATCTTGTACGTTTGTTTTTTGCTTAAGTTTAAGAGAAGTAAAAAATCTTCCTGGTGTACGGTGCTTCTGATATATGCTATTTCCCCTTTGTAGGAGTTGTTAAGGAGAAAAAGCATGAAAAGAGTTCAGGTGGGTTTTCCTCTTCTGTATGTTTGTACGGTTGCTCTCATCAGTCTGGCATTTGGATACCTTCTTCATCTATAGGCAGAAGAGGATCTGATTGtcaaaatagatttttttttgggGTTCATATTTGATGTGTGATATATGCTGTAGTTCTTGAAATTGTGCATGTAAAGAGAGCTGATCTCTTGTAATAAAAGAACTTAAAGTAACAAAATTGACAGCTTTATGGTGAGAAGCTTTGCATTATTTCATACGTGAGACCATAAATTGTATTGGTTTGAAAGATGATA
The Hevea brasiliensis isolate MT/VB/25A 57/8 chromosome 15, ASM3005281v1, whole genome shotgun sequence genome window above contains:
- the LOC110647461 gene encoding acyl carrier protein 1, chloroplastic isoform X2, which codes for MASISGASISMSSFSRSLKLTSRAKPETLDKVCEIVRNQLALAPDSVVNGESKFVALGADSLDTVEIVMGLEEEFGISVEEETAQSIITVQDAADLIEKLLEKK
- the LOC110647461 gene encoding acyl carrier protein 1, chloroplastic isoform X1, with product MASISGASISMSSFSRSLKLTSRTPSNGISSLRSVSLPISGRSFPSLRLQKGASHFRVSCAAKPETLDKVCEIVRNQLALAPDSVVNGESKFVALGADSLDTVEIVMGLEEEFGISVEEETAQSIITVQDAADLIEKLLEKK
- the LOC110647452 gene encoding vesicle-associated protein 2-2, translating into MTSELLEIQPRELKFTFELKKQSSCSVQLGNRSDQYVAFKVKTTSPKKYCVRPNIGIIKPKATSEFTVTMQAQKVAPPDFLCKDKFLIQSTYVPFGTTDEEITSGMFSKESGKYIDEKKLRVVLISPPHSPVLLPNNGELKKDPSYDAALHKDIAQNGIENIPPPQRLEEDVAGCPAKDIEVLKAAKDAESRQADDKMNLESAKELVEPKLIKDFEELKSKLHLMDSKLREADHTITKLIDERSAAIREKDLLKHEVELLRRKSMKRVQVGFPLLYVCTVALISLAFGYLLHL